The following are from one region of the Stigmatopora argus isolate UIUO_Sarg chromosome 9, RoL_Sarg_1.0, whole genome shotgun sequence genome:
- the LOC144082020 gene encoding SLC35A4 upstream open reading frame protein isoform X2 — protein sequence MDPLKQLKDLTELKKQLEEVQKRVENEIAIGVPQGGSLLGSPFLKGFLAGYVAAKLRSSAIFGILLGSVAGMYAAQNYQVPNVERTLKEFFSNLKKGSK from the exons ATG GATCCCCTGAAGCAGTTGAAAGACCTGACCGAGTTGAAAAAGCAGTTAGAGGAGGTCCAAAAGCGAGTAGAAAACGAAATCGCCATTGGAGTTCCTCAG GGCGGCTCGCTGTTGGGCTCGCCGTTCCTCAAGGGCTTCCTGGCAGGTTACGTAGCGGCCAAACTCCGTTCTTCCGCCATCTTTGGGATACTTCTGGGGAGCGTCGCCGGCATGTACGCAGCACAGAACTATCAAGTGCCCAACGTGGAGAGGACCCTCAAAGAGTTTTTCAGCAATTTGAAAAAGGGCTCCAAGTAA
- the LOC144082019 gene encoding uncharacterized protein LOC144082019 isoform X3, whose amino-acid sequence MEFDPAAFACCKVTSWRMQDSILLPFAWCKVTSWRMRDSILLPFAWCKVTSWRMWDSILLPFAWCKVTSWRTWDSILLPFAWYVVTLPGVK is encoded by the exons ATGGAATTCGATCCAGCTGCCTTTGCATG ctgtaaagtgacaagttggagaATGCAGGATTCGATCTTGCTACCTTTCGCATG GTgtaaagtgacaagttggagaATGCGGGATTCGATCTTGCTACCTTTCGCATG GTgtaaagtgacaagttggagaATGTGGGATTCGATCTTGCTACCTTTCGCATG gtgtAAAGTAACAAGTTGGAGAACGTGGGATTCGATCTTGCTACCTTTCGCATGGTATGTCGTCACTCTCCCTg GTGTAAAGTGA
- the hmgxb3 gene encoding HMG domain-containing protein 3: MEPYEVVKLTEEVESTNNQVEVLTSKKRKRKSQEEGEGRAKKPRSAYLLYYFDVHQTMQHERPNQPQSEINKRISESWKRLSVAEKRYYLEKADSEKEGSDRLSFSTSKDLPGFRKILPRATRSYLVLADDLQAGSSLAECLNPPLDGNASFPALSQEPRKARVPLLNNNYEKDTGEVLSAITSPCGSPASKEMSLSEQTQREATHMVAIIPNQNQLEPKALAAVSTLGPLMMVPIAAKEKQSSEAPYKMAVKTYTRRGRGRCVNPGCSFVYVTRHKPIKCPECGSHLGGKWIPAEKKSPKKDGHVSTSLSDGKSTSSCQKTTQKERADSGEGKASASKRQTGLKKIHTRKQAEPAEGSIKTPTKMCVSLQPQIRHVSLKMCNLQGRPVRPILPSYCNRDSGLFQVFTVPTLNRKTQTNKPLSELPERFSGLKDGTLKQLEQFKQDSPVTTSQSVSSLSQPGMAIVSVVPFKHVNVDSFDLGLSTARGRGHCKNKFCDYMYKNRHKPPVCPKCGCELTQGKKPKSVRVVDPCQPLSPSQKDLQRQSTLQLIRHSLQIPEGEAELQETLALIQDLNSLQIVLVQPGEEKQDGAVQTKTLVESGWPQFYESSATQCVLCGKPLYKGDQSTIAGQEECWLLTEMLIQTASLQLKVCLNARCLALHSFTDLHPGLFNIGNRLLVSIDLFLKIRGQIGLGHQPTQAVRTLFEHISTHPVHALSPEESSQIEDFLLVGYWAFESLTLRDYNDMICGICGVAPVLEVSRRYADNVLELKNLEFTWPETSVSDEVNPDDFWLTMETEAIEQAAFPAEIPITRVDASIIAPFIPPLMRSPAVINTEKDKLTSQAQLPTGAPSILVRLIHDGELRPDEMEHLGEDELRTVLERCGLSVAPASTKNELMSSLVSMCTHVQSGLPTGPRPPGHLTAGKLCKVCPHEVVCGSKCLVRGETARDHVDLLLSSRFWPPVYVGDCARQVALCTDMQYPGTAAGMWGRNQGCFSEPFQKPETVSCPELGETAHDVEPSATKDDGGAVHPRTGSPWRRLAHPPAPSGSHETAPPDHHSMALCKDLEHLVGAVTQITHGGSDGRESPRARLRTQRVLFHNPAHYYLYNRLLDFLSSRDIVNEQIERALKACRPGEVVVRDALYRLGVANVDLAQEGEPKSGAEEVRGGTEMAYQVVLPE; encoded by the exons ATGGAGCCATATGAGGTGGTGAAGCTGAcggaggaggtggaaagcaccAACAACCAAGTTGAAGTGCTTACCTCCAAAAAACGAAAGCGCAAAAGTCAAGAAGAGGGTGAAGGTAGAGCCAAGAAACCCAG GTCAGCCTACCTGCTGTACTACTTTGACGTTCATCAAACGATGCAACACGAGAGGCCCAATCAACCCCAGTCGGAGATTAACAAGCGAATCAGCGAGAGCTGGAAACGGCTCAGCGTGGCAGAGAAACGCTATTATCTGGAGAAAGCCGACTCGGAAAAGGAGGGCTCGGATCGG ttaTCCTTTAGCACCTCCAAAGACCTTCCCGGCTTCCGTAAGATTCTCCCAAGAGCTACCCGTAGTTACCTGGTCCTGGCGGACGATCTTCAGGCCGGAAGCTCTCTGGCAGAATGTCTCAATCCTCCGTTGGATGGAAACGCGTCCTTTCCGGCGTTGAGTCAAGAGCCGAGAAAGGCCCGAGTCCCGCTTCTAAATAATAACTATGAGAAAGACACAGGAGAAGTTTTGTCAGCAATTACAAGTCCGTGCGGGTCTCCGGCTTCCAAAGAAATGTCTTTGTCAGAGCAAACCCAAAGAGAAGCGACACACATGGTTGCCATCATCCCCAACCAG aaccagcTTGAGCCCAAAGCTTTGGCGGCGGTCAGCACGTTGGGGCCCTTAATGATGGTCCCCATAGCAGCCAAAGAAAAGCAAAGTAGTGAGGCACCGTACAAGATG gCTGTGAAGACGTACACCAGAAGAGGTCGCGGTAGGTGTGTGAACCCCGGGTGTTCTTTTGTGTACGTCACACGCCACAAGCCAATAAAATGCCCCGAATGTGGAAGTCACCTGGGTGGAAAATGGATACCCGCT GAAAAGAAATCCCCGAAAAAAGACGGCCACGTTTCCACGTCGTTGTCAGATGGCAAGTCCACGTCAAGCTGCCAAAAGACGACGCAGAAGGAGCGCGCCGATTCCGGCGAAGGCAAAGCCAGTGCGAGTAAAAGACAAACAGGCTTGAAAAAGATCCACACAAGGAAACAAGCCGAACCAGCAGAGGGCAGCATCAAAACACCAACCAAAATGTGTGTGTCCCTGCAGCCGCAAATAAG GCACGTCAGTCTGAAGATGTGCAACCTTCAGGGGAGGCCTGTCAGACCCATCTTACCCTCGTACTGCAACAGAG attcAGGTTTGTTCCAGGTCTTCACTGTCCCTACACTGAACAGAAAAACACAAACCAACAAACCACTCAGCG AGCTACCAGAAAGATTCTCAGGTCTCAAAGACGGCACCCTAAAACAGCTTGAACAATTCAAACAG gaCTCTCCGGTCACGACGAGCCAGTCCGTTTCTTCATTATCTCAGCCGGGCATGGCCATTGTGTCGGTGGTGCCTTTTAAGCACGTCAACGTAGACAGCTTT GACCTGGGACTGTCCACGGCACGAGGGCGGGGACACTGCAAGAACAAGTTCTGTGACTACATGTACAAGAACAGGCACAAACCGCCCGTGTGTCCAAAATGTGGTTGTGAGCTGACCCAGGGAAAGAAGCCCAAG TCTGTCCGAGTGGTGGATCCCTGCCAGCCCCTAAGTCCTTCTCAGAAAGATCTCCAGCGGCAATCCACCTTGCAGCTTATTCGCCATTCCCTGCAAATCCCAGAGGGCGAAGCAGAGCTCCAGGAAACCCTGGCCCTCATCCAGGATCTCAACAGTCTTCAGATCGTCTTAGTTCAACCAGGCGAGGAAAAGCAGGACGGCGCCGTCCAAACCAAGACCCTGGTGGAATCGGGATGGCCTCAGTTCTATGAATCGTCGGCCACCCAATGCGTCCTGTGTGGAAAGCCTCTTTACAAAGGAGATCAGAG CACGATCGCCGGACAAGAGGAGTGCTGGTTGCTTACCGAGATGTTGATCCAGACCGCGTCTCTGCAGCTCAAAGTGTGTCTGAATGCCCGTTGTCTAGCCCTGCACAGCTTCACCGACCTACATCCAG GTTTGTTCAACATTGGAAACAGACTACTGGTTAGCATCGATCTCTTTCTGAAAATCAGAGGCCAAATCGGATTGGGCCATCAACCCACCCAGGCTGTCCGGACCTTATTTGAGCACATCTCCACTCACCCCG TCCATGCGTTGAGTCCAGAAGAATCGTCCCAAATTGAAGACTTTCTCCTGGTGGGCTACTGGGCCTTTGAGAGCCTAACACTGAGAGACTACAATGATATGATCTGCGGCATTTGTGGCGTGGCGCCCGTGTTGGAGGTTTCCAGGCGATACGCTGACAATGTGCTGGAGCTCAAGAACCTAGAG TTCACCTGGCCCGAGACTTCCGTGTCGGACGAAGTGAACCCGGACGACTTCTGGCTGACCATGGAGACCGAGGCCATCGAGCAGGCCGCTTTCCCCGCGGAAATCCCCATCACCCGGGTGGACGCTTCCATCATTGCGCCCTTCATCCCCCCGTTGATGAGGAGCCCCGCGGTTATCAACACGGAGAAGGACAAGCTCACGTCACAAGCACAGCTGCCCACAG GAGCTCCGTCCATATTGGTAAGGCTCATTCACGACGGCGAGTTGAGGCCCGACGAGATGGAACACCTCGGCGAGGACGAACTGAGAACGGTCCTAGAGCGCTGCGGGTTGAGCGTCGCTCCGGCCTCCACCAAG AACGAGCTGATGTCTTCCCTGGTCTCCATGTGCACGCACGTTCAAAGCGGCCTCCCCACGGGCCCCCGACCCCCCGGGCACCTGACGGCCGGCAAGCTGTGCAAGGTTTGCCCCCACGAG GTGGTGTGCGGCTCCAAGTGCTTGGTGAGAGGAGAGACGGCTCGGGACCACGTGGACCTGCTGCTGTCCTCCCGTTTCTGGCCCCCGGTTTACGTGGGCGACTGCGCCCGACAAGTGGCGCTCTGTACGGACATGCAGTACCCGGGAACGGCCGCCGGGATGTGGGGCAGAAATCAGGGCTGCTTCTCCGAGCCTTTCCAGAAGCCGGAG ACGGTGTCGTGCCCCGAGCTCGGAGAGACGGCGCACGACGTCGAGCCGTCTGCGACCAAGGACGACGGCGGGGCCGTTCACCCCCGGACCGGATCTCCCTGGCGTCGTCTGGCGCACCCCCCGGCGCCGTCCGGTAGCCACGAGACGGCTCCCCCGGACCACCACTCCATGGCCCTGTGCAAAGACCTGGAGCACCTGGTCGGCGCCGTGACGCAAATCACCCACGGCGGATCGGACGGGAGAGAAAGTCCACGGGCCCGTTTGAGGACGCAGCGCGTGCTGTTCCACAACCCGGCGCACTACTACCTCTACAACCGCCTGCTGGATTTTCTCTCCAGTCGGGACATCGTCAACGAGCAGATCGAGCGGGCGCTGAAGGCGTGCCGGCCCGGAGAAGTGGTGGTCCGGGACGCGCTGTACCGGCTGGGCGTGGCCAACGTGGACCTGGCCCAAGAAGGAGAGCCAAAAAGTGGGGCGGAGGAGGTCCGGGGAGGGACGGAGATGGCGTACCAAGTGGTGCTGCCCGAGTGA
- the csf1ra gene encoding macrophage colony-stimulating factor 1 receptor, translated as MESLRWISFGMPSLLTLLLGSVVTVASAEWRRPAIRLNSRLVSGTEVVVKSGTPLDLKCQGDAPVNWQPRLAKHKRYTSRGKGNVCTLKVLRPSAEFTGTYKCYYVGGTSHRNLTSSVHVFVKDPNRVFWTSSTLLRVVKKEGEVYLLPCLLTDPAATDMSLRMENGTSVPPGMNFTVYRHRGILIHGLHPSFNADYVCTAKVDGVERTSKAFSINVIQKLRFPPYVFLETEEYIRIAGEEVKIFCSTHNPNFNYNVTWIYTTKSKPTIEERVRSSGENRLDIQSILTIPAVDLADTSNISCVGTNEAGLNSSTTYLLVVDKPYIRLLPQIPPKLTHKGLAIEVNEGEDLELTVLVEAYPQIVEHSWQTPTSPSTSAQENKLVRYNNRYHATLQLKRMNSQEQGQYTFTARSNLANASVTFQVQMYQRPVAMVRWENVTTLTCTSFGYPAPRIIWYQCFGIRPTCNESNTGMQLATPLQALTVEVQREEYGAVAVESVLTVGPSSRRMTVECVAFNLVGVSSDTFAMEVSDKLFTSTLTGSAGILSILLLLLVFLFYKYKQKPRYEIRWKIIDARDGNNYTFVDPSQLPYNDKWEFPRDKLKLGKILGAGAFGKVVEATAIGLGEQDNVMRVAVKMLKASAHSDEREALMSELKILSHLGHHTNIVNLLGACTYGGPVLVITEYCSLGDLLNFLRQKAETFRCVVTNMAELTENSSDYKNVGNQKLFIRSDSGISSASSSSYLEMRPCQLPNNEPPPNGVHVEHGEWPLDLDDMLRFSYQVAQGLDFLAAKNCIHRDVAARNVLLTDHRVAKICDFGLARDIMNDSNYVVKGNARLPVKWMAPESIFECVYTVQSDVWSYGILLWEIFSLGKSPYPSMGVDSKFYKMLKRGYQMCQPDFAPPEIYHIMKTCWNLEPTQRPTFSKITQLIQRQLGQQEEQEQLIYQNVEQEEEEEEEEQAAGDHRQVTEADDRDRPKRRDGPCDQSCDSEEEEQPLIKANNYQFC; from the exons ATGGAATCGCTGCGTTGGATATCATTCGGGATGCCGTCTCTCCTCACTCTACTGCTGGGATCTGTAGTCACTGTCGCCTCAG CCGAGTGGAGGCGTCCGGCCATCCGATTAAACTCCAGGCTGGTGTCGGGTACCGAGGTCGTGGTCAAATCCGGCACCCCGCTGGATCTCAAGTGCCAGGGCGACGCGCCTGTGAACTGGCAACCCAGGCTGGCCAAACACAAACGCTACACGTCCCGAGGTAAAGGCAACGTCTGCACCCTGAAGGTGTTGCGCCCCTCGGCCGAATTCACCGGCACCTACAAGTGTTATTACGTCGGCGGGACGTCGCATCGAAATCTGACCTCGTCGGTTCACGTCTTTGTCAAAG ACCCGAACCGCGTCTTCTGGACCAGCAGCACTTTGCTGAGGGTTGTGAAAAAAGAGGGTGAAGTTTACTTACTGCCGTGCCTCCTGACCGACCCGGCCGCCACCGACATGAGTCTGCGCATGGAGAACGGCACCAGCGTTCCGCCGGGGATGAATTTCACCGTCTATCGACACCGCGGCATCCTCATCCATGGCCTCCACCCGAGCTTCAACGCCGACTACGTGTGCACGGCCAAGGTGGACGGAGTGGAGCGCACCTCCAAAGCCTTCTCCATCAACGTCATCCAGA AGCTCCGCTTCCCTCCTTACGTCTTTCTGGAGACGGAAGAATACATCCGTATCGCCGGGGAGGAAGTCAAGATTTTCTGCTCCACGCACAATCCCAACTTCAACTACAACGTCACCTGGATCTACACCACCAAATCG AAACCCACGATCGAAGAGAGGGTCCGCTCCAGTGGGGAAAACCGCCTGGATATTCAGAGCATCTTAACCATCCCCGCCGTGGACCTGGCAGACACCAGCAACATTTCCTGCGTCGGCACCAACGAGGCGGGCTTGAACAGTTCCACAACGTACTTGCTGGTTGTCG ACAAGCCGTACATCCGCCTGTTGCCGCAAATTCCCCCCAAGCTGACCCACAAGGGTCTCGCCATCGAGGTTAACGAAGGAGAAGATCTGGAGCTCACGGTGCTCGTGGAGGCGTACCCTCAGATCGTGGAGCACAGCTGGCAAACGCCGACGTCTCCCAGCACGTCGGCGCAGGAGAACAAACTCGTCCGCTATAATAACAG ATATCACGCTACCTTGCAATTGAAGAGAATGAATTCCCAGGAGCAAGGCCAGTACACCTTTACCGccagaagcaatttggccaacGCTTCCGTCACCTTCCAAGTCCAGATGTATC AGAGACCGGTCGCCATGGTGCGATGGGAAAACGTCACCACTCTGACTTGCACGTCCTTTGGCTATCCGGCCCCCAGGATCATCTGGTACCAATGTTTCGGGATACGTCCCAC GTGTAACGAAAGCAATACGGGGATGCAACTGGCCACGCCCCTGCAAGCTCTGACGGTGGAGGTCCAGAGGGAAGAGTACGGGGCGGTGGCGGTGGAGAGCGTTCTGACCGTGGGACCCTCCAGCCGGAGGATGACGGTGGAGTGCGTGGCCTTTAACCTCGTCGGAGTCAGCAGCGACACATTCGCCATGGAAGTTTCTG ACAAACTCTTCACCTCCACCTTGACCGGATCTGCAGGCATCCTGTCCATCCTCCTCCTGCTTCTGGTCTTTCTCTTTTACAAATATAAGCAG AAACCCAGGTACGAGATCCGTTGGAAGATCATTGACGCCAGGGACGGAAACAACTACACCTTCGTTGACCCGTCGCAACTGCCGTACAACGACAAATGGGAGTTCCCACGGGACAAACTCAAGCTGG GCAAGATCTTGGGCGCGGGAGCTTTTGGAAAAGTGGTGGAGGCCACCGCCATTGGCCTGGGAGAGCAAGACAACGTGATGCGCGTGGCTGTGAAAATGCTAAAAG CCAGCGCCCACTCGGATGAACGAGAAGCGCTGATGTCAGAGCTGAAGATCTTGAGTCACCTGGGACATCACACCAACATTGTCAATCTACTGGGAGCTTGCACCTATGGAG GGCCCGTCCTGGTCATCACCGAGTACTGCAGCCTGGGGGACCTCCTCAATTTCCTGCGCCAGAAGGCGGAAACCTTTAGGTGCGTTGTCACAAATATGGCCGAGCTAACGGAGAACTCCAGCGACTATAAGAACGTCGGCAATCAGAAACTTTTTATAAGAAG CGACAGCGGGATCTCCAGCGCGTCGTCCAGTAGCTACTTGGAGATGAGGCCATGCCAGCTGCCAAACAACGAGCCGCCCCCAA ACGGCGTGCACGTGGAACACGGAGAATGGCCTTTGGACTTGGACGACATGTTGAGGTTTTCTTATCAAGTGGCTCAAGGCTTGGACTTTTTGGCTGCCAAGAAT TGTATCCACCGAGACGTGGCCGCTCGAAACGTGCTTTTGACGGACCACCGAGTGGCCAAGATCTGCGACTTTGGCCTGGCCCGGGACATCATGAACGACTCCAACTACGTGGTGAAGGGCAAC gCCCGTTTGCCCGTCAAGTGGATGGCGCCGGAGAGCATCTTCGAGTGCGTGTACACCGTTCAAAGTGACGTCTGGTCCTACGGAATCCTCCTCTGGGAGATTTTCTCTCTGG GTAAGAGCCCTTATCCAAGCATGGGAGTGGACTCCAAGTTCTACAAGATGCTAAAACGGGGCTACCAGATGTGTCAGCCAGACTTTGCCCCACCTGAGAT CTACCACATCATGAAGACGTGCTGGAATCTGGAGCCCACCCAACGTCCCACTTTCAGCAAAATCACTCAGCTGATCCAAAGGCAACTCGGCCAACAAGAGGAGCAGGAACAG CTTATTTACCAGAACgtggagcaggaggaggaggaggaggaggaggaacaaGCGGCAGGAGATCATCGGCAGGTCACGGAAGCCGACGACCGTGACCGGCCCAAGCGCCGTGACGGACCCTGCGACCAGTCCTGTGACtccgaggaggaggagcagcctTTAATCAAGGCCAACAACTACCAGTTTTGTTAA
- the LOC144082018 gene encoding putative UDP-sugar transporter protein SLC35A4, with protein sequence MIVIHNEGARYRRRWLPRLKWGALLCAMVLIYGSHAPLIALSKVDGRVPFDPSSCVLMIEVVKLLASLTTLLATQGRRVPLAPSSPFTVAAYAVPAALYALNNNLVVVMQADMDPSSFQVLGNLKIAATAALYSACLGKKLRRGQWLGLGLLMAAGACHGYSSLDWAQPGDKLHVTPRGLVLVLAYCLISGLAAVYTEKMLKSQRLPLSLQNVYLYIFGALLNGLARFSALTGEKSLLEGYSWTVWAIVAGQAANGLSMSLVLKHGSGVTRLFVISCSLLVNAVLSWALLGLQLTTFFLLPVAMVALAAYLYYK encoded by the coding sequence ATGATCGTGATCCATAACGAGGGGGCGAGGTACAGGAGGCGGTGGCTGCCCCGGCTCAAATGGGGGGCCCTCTTGTGCGCCATGGTCCTCATTTACGGCTCCCACGCGCCGCTAATCGCCCTGAGCAAAGTGGACGGCCGCGTCCCTTTCGACCCTTCCTCCTGCGTGCTTATGATCGAGGTGGTCAAGCTCCTGGCGTCTTTGACCACGCTCCTCGCCACCCAGGGCAGGCGGGTCCCCCTGGCCCCGTCCTCGCCGTTCACGGTGGCCGCCTACGCCGTCCCCGCCGCGCTCTACGCCCTCAACAACAACCTGGTGGTCGTCATGCAGGCCGACATGGACCCCAGCTCTTTCCAGGTTCTCGGCAACCTGAAGATCGCCGCCACGGCGGCGCTCTACTCGGCGTGCCTGGGCAAGAAGCTGCGCCGGGGTCAGTGGTTGGGTCTGGGGCTCCTGATGGCGGCGGGAGCGTGCCACGGCTACTCCAGCCTGGACTGGGCGCAGCCGGGGGATAAGCTTCACGTCACCCCGCGGGGGCTGGTCCTCGTGCTGGCCTACTGCTTGATCTCCGGCCTGGCGGCCGTTTACACCGAGAAGATGCTGAAGAGCCAGCGGCTGCCGCTCAGCCTGCAAAACGTCTACCTCTATATTTTCGGCGCGCTGCTCAACGGGCTGGCCCGTTTCTCCGCCCTCACCGGAGAGAAGAGCTTACTGGAAGGATACTCGTGGACGGTGTGGGCTATCGTGGCGGGACAGGCGGCCAACGGCCTCTCCATGTCGCTGGTGTTGAAACACGGAAGCGGCGTCACGCGGCTCTTTGTCATATCCTGCTCCCTGTTGGTCAACGCGGTCCTGTCGTGGGCTCTTTTAGGGCTGCAGCTGACCACCTTCTTCCTACTACCCGTCGCCATGGTGGCTCTCGCTGCCTATCTTTACTATAAGTAG
- the LOC144082019 gene encoding uncharacterized protein LOC144082019 isoform X2, with protein MEFDPAAFACCKVTSWRMQDSILLPFAWCKVTSWRMRDSILLPFAWCKVTSWRMWDSILLPFAWCKVTSWRTWDSILLPFAWCKVTSWIRSCYLSHRMSSLSLL; from the exons ATGGAATTCGATCCAGCTGCCTTTGCATG ctgtaaagtgacaagttggagaATGCAGGATTCGATCTTGCTACCTTTCGCATG GTgtaaagtgacaagttggagaATGCGGGATTCGATCTTGCTACCTTTCGCATG GTgtaaagtgacaagttggagaATGTGGGATTCGATCTTGCTACCTTTCGCATG gtgtAAAGTAACAAGTTGGAGAACGTGGGATTCGATCTTGCTACCTTTCGCATG GTGTAAAGTGACAAGCTGGATTCGATCTTGCTACCTTTCGCATCGTATGTCGTCGCTCTCCTTg CTGTAA
- the LOC144082020 gene encoding SLC35A4 upstream open reading frame protein isoform X1: MANGKDPLKQLKDLTELKKQLEEVQKRVENEIAIGVPQGGSLLGSPFLKGFLAGYVAAKLRSSAIFGILLGSVAGMYAAQNYQVPNVERTLKEFFSNLKKGSK; encoded by the exons ATGGCGAATGGCAAG GATCCCCTGAAGCAGTTGAAAGACCTGACCGAGTTGAAAAAGCAGTTAGAGGAGGTCCAAAAGCGAGTAGAAAACGAAATCGCCATTGGAGTTCCTCAG GGCGGCTCGCTGTTGGGCTCGCCGTTCCTCAAGGGCTTCCTGGCAGGTTACGTAGCGGCCAAACTCCGTTCTTCCGCCATCTTTGGGATACTTCTGGGGAGCGTCGCCGGCATGTACGCAGCACAGAACTATCAAGTGCCCAACGTGGAGAGGACCCTCAAAGAGTTTTTCAGCAATTTGAAAAAGGGCTCCAAGTAA
- the LOC144082019 gene encoding uncharacterized protein LOC144082019 isoform X5, with product MEFDPAAFACCKVTSWRMQDSILLPFAWCKVTSWRMRDSILLPFAWCKVTSWRMWDSILLPFAWCKVTSWIRSCYLSHGMSSLSLV from the exons ATGGAATTCGATCCAGCTGCCTTTGCATG ctgtaaagtgacaagttggagaATGCAGGATTCGATCTTGCTACCTTTCGCATG GTgtaaagtgacaagttggagaATGCGGGATTCGATCTTGCTACCTTTCGCATG GTgtaaagtgacaagttggagaATGTGGGATTCGATCTTGCTACCTTTCGCATG GTgtaaagtgacaagttggatTCGATCTTGCTACCTTTCGCATGGTATGTCGTCGCTCTCCCTg gtgtAA
- the LOC144082019 gene encoding uncharacterized protein LOC144082019 isoform X4: MEFDPAAFACCKVTSWRMQDSILLPFAWCKVTSWRMWDSILLPFAWCKVTSWRTWDSILLPFAWCKVTSWIRSCYLSHRMSSLSLVS, encoded by the exons ATGGAATTCGATCCAGCTGCCTTTGCATG ctgtaaagtgacaagttggagaATGCAGGATTCGATCTTGCTACCTTTCGCATG GTgtaaagtgacaagttggagaATGTGGGATTCGATCTTGCTACCTTTCGCATG gtgtAAAGTAACAAGTTGGAGAACGTGGGATTCGATCTTGCTACCTTTCGCATG GTGTAAAGTGACAAGCTGGATTCGATCTTGCTACCTTTCGCATCGTATGTCGTCGCTCTCCTTggtgagctaa
- the LOC144082019 gene encoding uncharacterized protein LOC144082019 isoform X6 has protein sequence MEFDPAAFACCKVTSWRMQDSILLPFAWCKVTSWRMRDSILLPFAWCKVTSWRMWDSILLPFAWCKVTSWIRSCYLSHGVK, from the exons ATGGAATTCGATCCAGCTGCCTTTGCATG ctgtaaagtgacaagttggagaATGCAGGATTCGATCTTGCTACCTTTCGCATG GTgtaaagtgacaagttggagaATGCGGGATTCGATCTTGCTACCTTTCGCATG GTgtaaagtgacaagttggagaATGTGGGATTCGATCTTGCTACCTTTCGCATG GTgtaaagtgacaagttggatTCGATCTTGCTACCTTTCGCATG gtgtAAAGTAA
- the LOC144082019 gene encoding uncharacterized protein LOC144082019 isoform X1, producing MEFDPAAFACCKVTSWRMQDSILLPFAWCKVTSWRMRDSILLPFAWCKVTSWRMWDSILLPFAWCKVTSWRTWDSILLPFAWCKVTSWIRSCYLSHRMSSLSLVS from the exons ATGGAATTCGATCCAGCTGCCTTTGCATG ctgtaaagtgacaagttggagaATGCAGGATTCGATCTTGCTACCTTTCGCATG GTgtaaagtgacaagttggagaATGCGGGATTCGATCTTGCTACCTTTCGCATG GTgtaaagtgacaagttggagaATGTGGGATTCGATCTTGCTACCTTTCGCATG gtgtAAAGTAACAAGTTGGAGAACGTGGGATTCGATCTTGCTACCTTTCGCATG GTGTAAAGTGACAAGCTGGATTCGATCTTGCTACCTTTCGCATCGTATGTCGTCGCTCTCCTTggtgagctaa